Part of the Sulfurimonas denitrificans DSM 1251 genome is shown below.
GTTTTAAAATGGTGGCTTATTTTAAAGATGCGCAGAGTGATATTTTGGCATACAGAGAAAAACTTCAAAAAAACAATATGGTTATAGATAAAACAAATCTTCTTTTTTTAAATCTTATTTTGGATATTTTGGACTATTTAGGTACAGAAGATGGTGATAAACTTGATGAACTTTGTGAGTACAATGTTTTGACAATGAGAGGAGAGTTTGATGAAGTTATCAAAAATGATGCAATAAATGAGAAAGCCCAAGCCGTTTTACTTACATTTTTTCTACGCATTGCCAAAGAGATGGAGATAAAATATAAAGTCATAGAAAACGAACATCTAAAAAAACTCTACTCTCTTGTAACATCAAAAGATTTTAAATACCCAACCTATATAAAAAGTCAAAAATATTTTGCTCTTGAGAATATGCCTGATAATATCAAAAGAATGCTCTACATGAAGTAGATAGGATTATATTATCCTATCACTTCCGCCATCTATTGCAACTTGAGCACCTGTTGTTTTTGCAAAAGGTTTTCCTGCCATTGCGCAGACAAGTTCTGCTACATCGTTTGAGCAAATTTCAGTCTTTAAAACATTGTTTGTTTTATACTCTTCAACACTCATTTTGTAAGCTTTTGCACGATTTGCCAAAACCTCATCACTCCAGATAGCTGTATCAAAAACTGCATGTGGATGGAGTGTATTTACTCTTACTCCAAACTCTCCAAGCTCTAACGCAGCAATACGTGCGAGTTGAGTCTGTCCTGCTTTTGCAACTGAGTAAGCAGCCGCACCTTTACCAGGAGCTGGAAAATTCTTAGAAGCCACCATAACTATACAAGGCTCAACTCCTAACTTTAAAAATGGTGCGCTATATTTTAGAAGCTTTTGGTGTGAGGTAAGATTTATATCCATACTTCTTTGCCAATTTTCATCACTTAACTCATCAAGATTTTGGCTCGGTGTGAAAATTCCAGCGTTACTTACAACTATGTCTATTCCGCCAAAACTTTTAACAGTTTTTGAGATTGCGCTTTGGATGTCATCACTGCATGTAAGGTCACATCTAATACCTATCGCATCGGCTCTGTTAAAGATTCTCTCAACATCTGGATTTATATCAAGAGCAACAACTGCCGCACCTCTCGCATTTAACATCTTAGCAATTGCTAGACCTATACCACTTGCCCCTCCAGTTACAAGAGCTATTTTTCCACTAAACTCAGATGCTTTTGCTCCGCTTTTTAGTTTTGCTTGTTCAAGAGACCAGTACCCTACTTCAAAGATTTTAGCAGGGCTTAGTGCTCTATATCCGCCAAGTTTCTCAGCCCTTAGTATTGCTTCATAAGTGTGCTCATTTATATCTTTGATAATATTTGCATCTTTTGCATTTTCCCCAAAACTAAGTGCTCCTCTGCCTCTTAAAATCGCATAATTTGGCGCAGGATTTAACATCGTCTCATCTGTTTTATTTGCTTCAAAATAGTCTCTATACGCTTTTACATAGTTTGCCAAATCACTCTTAAAATCATCTCCCAAAATA
Proteins encoded:
- a CDS encoding bifunctional aldolase/short-chain dehydrogenase — translated: MKSLWDNKEAQNYKTDLDLRVYTSRLLGRDSSLVLHGGGNTSVKSTATNLFGEVEEILYVKGSGWDLATIEAEGFAPVKMEMLLKMAELKELSDTDMVKYQRLSMTNPSAPNPSVEAILHAIIPFKFVDHTHTDAVVTITNTEGGEDKIREIYGDSVLVIPYIMPGFVLAKLVYEMTKEVDWSKLEGMVLMNHGLFTFSNEAKESYEKTIELVDMAEKYLKDNGAQLHVEKSSANIETLTLAKIRKEVSSLKGKATISIFNDSDLALHFSKQNIDKIATQGPLTPDHVIRTKRIPSILGDDFKSDLANYVKAYRDYFEANKTDETMLNPAPNYAILRGRGALSFGENAKDANIIKDINEHTYEAILRAEKLGGYRALSPAKIFEVGYWSLEQAKLKSGAKASEFSGKIALVTGGASGIGLAIAKMLNARGAAVVALDINPDVERIFNRADAIGIRCDLTCSDDIQSAISKTVKSFGGIDIVVSNAGIFTPSQNLDELSDENWQRSMDINLTSHQKLLKYSAPFLKLGVEPCIVMVASKNFPAPGKGAAAYSVAKAGQTQLARIAALELGEFGVRVNTLHPHAVFDTAIWSDEVLANRAKAYKMSVEEYKTNNVLKTEICSNDVAELVCAMAGKPFAKTTGAQVAIDGGSDRII